One segment of Trachemys scripta elegans isolate TJP31775 chromosome 1, CAS_Tse_1.0, whole genome shotgun sequence DNA contains the following:
- the LOC117872170 gene encoding olfactory receptor 51G2-like, translating to MSAVNDTKFTPAVFLLTGIRGKEDVHLWISIPFCLVYVISIVGNSVILFIIKTDPSLHEPMYIFLSMLAITDLGLLIATIPTILGLFLFNSREISLDACFAQMFFIHSLQFIESSVLLLMAFDRFIAICNPLRYTSILTLPRVAKMGLVFVLRAVVVIFPLPFLLKRFRFFRANVLSHSYCLHQDVMKLVCSDITVNNIYGFFITVITVGLDSLLIFLSYVMILKAVLRITSPTKCLRALNTCVSHLCAVLVFYTPEFSLTVIHRFWKSSSPLLQIVLGYVYLLVPPLMNPIVYSVKSKHLRSRIIRVFVK from the coding sequence atgtcagctgtcaatgacaccaaatTCACACCTGCAGTGTTCCTTCTCACCGGGATACGTGGGAAGGAAGATGTCCATCTCTGGATCTCTATTCCCTTCTGCTTAGTGTATGTTATTTCAATAGtaggaaattcagtcattctattcattataaaaacagatccaagcctccatgagcccatgtacattttcctttccatgttggccatCACAGACCTTGGCTTATTGATCGCAACCATACCAACGATACTGGGCCTATTCTTGTTTAACTCTAGAGAGATCAGCCTCGATGCTTGTTTTGCCCAGATGTTCTTCATCCACTCTCTGCAATTCATTGAATCCTCTGTGCtcttgttgatggcctttgaccgcttcaTCGCAATCTGTAACCCGCTGAGATATACTTCCATCTTAACCCTGCCAAGAGTAGCCAAGATGGGACTGGTGTTTGTGCTAAGAGCGGTGGTAGTAATATTTCCACTCCCCTTTCTCCTGAAACGGTTCCGATTCTTTCGAGCCAATGTCCTGTCCCATTCCTACTGCCTGCACCAGGACGTCATGAAGCTGGTTTGTTCGGACATCACAGTCAACAACATCTATGGCTTTTTTATTACAGTCATAACGGTGGGGTTGGACTCACTGCTCATCTTTCTGtcttatgtgatgatcctcaaaGCAGTGCTGAGAATCACATCCCCCACAAAGTGCCTcagggccctgaacacctgcgTCTCCCACCTCTGCGCTGTCCTGGTCTTCTACACTCCAGAGTTCAGCCTGACTGTCATACACAGATTCTGGAAGAGCtcttctcccttgcttcagattgtCTTGGGCTATGTCTACCTACTGGTTCCTCCTCTGATGAACCCAATCGTATACAgcgtgaaaagcaaacaccttcgttCGAGGATAATCAGGGTGTTCGTGAAGTGA